One Pseudoalteromonas sp. UG3-2 DNA window includes the following coding sequences:
- the speD gene encoding adenosylmethionine decarboxylase, giving the protein MNKPFDKIKLHGFNNLTKSLSFSIYDICYAKTEQQRKEYLEYIDEQYSADRLTDILKDVTDIIGANVLNIARQDYEPQGASVTILVSEEPVEQQTFDSNETPGPLPDSVVAHLDKSHICVHTYPEAHPHDGICTFRADIEVSTCGVISPLKALNFLIHSLESDVVTIDYRVRGFTRDVNGVKHYIDHAINSIQNYMSEDTKEAYHMVDVNVYQENLFHTKMMLKETDLNTYLFGISTDDLGEQEEEEIRLRLNREIQEVFYGRNLPEA; this is encoded by the coding sequence GTGAACAAGCCCTTTGATAAAATTAAACTCCATGGCTTTAACAACTTAACGAAGAGTTTAAGCTTTAGTATTTACGATATTTGCTACGCCAAGACTGAGCAACAGCGTAAAGAATATTTAGAATACATTGACGAACAATACAGTGCCGATCGCCTTACCGATATTCTTAAAGACGTCACCGATATTATTGGTGCCAATGTGCTTAATATCGCGCGTCAAGATTATGAGCCGCAAGGGGCCAGTGTGACTATTTTGGTCTCAGAAGAGCCGGTAGAGCAGCAGACCTTTGACAGCAATGAGACCCCAGGACCATTACCTGACTCTGTGGTAGCGCACTTAGATAAAAGCCATATTTGTGTTCACACCTACCCAGAAGCACACCCTCATGACGGCATTTGTACGTTCAGAGCCGATATTGAAGTGTCGACCTGTGGTGTTATCTCACCGTTAAAAGCGCTGAACTTCTTAATCCACTCGCTAGAGTCGGATGTGGTGACGATAGACTACCGTGTTCGTGGCTTTACCCGTGATGTTAACGGCGTAAAGCACTATATTGACCACGCTATCAACTCAATCCAAAACTACATGTCTGAAGACACCAAAGAGGCCTACCATATGGTAGACGTGAACGTGTATCAGGAAAACTTGTTCCACACCAAGATGATGTTAAAAGAAACCGATTTGAATACCTATTTATTCGGGATCAGCACTGACGACTTGGGAGAGCAGGAAGAAGAAGAGATCCGCTTACGTTTAAACCGTGAGATCCAAGAAGTATTCTACGGTCGTAATCTGCCTGAGGCTTAA
- a CDS encoding TonB-dependent receptor — MKLKLSTITLALLPFFSHQALADETLETIVVTGDFQDESIQTLSASASLMDELTIDKRGAQYLDEILGATANVNFTAGASRGRFLQIRGVGLRSQFVDPIYPSVGLLIDGINYSGLGGSALLFDSESVLVYRGPQGTKFGSDALAGIVEVSTQAPTQDPSLKLKLGVGNYGSYEAGIAAGTGLSDNTAARVSLYQRESDGYVDNLYLDKPTQTQDEQVARFKLNSQVSEHLALNFAYHHINTDNGYDGFTLDNSRNSVADEPGQDNLESDAFALRGVYTRAAAFDFEFKLSGLQADTLYSYDEDWVCNDPSEPQLCAAGLHEYGYSSTDAYFRDYEKGNIELLLKDKQSDWVVGFYTKRNDVDLTREYTWLAAPFSSAYSVQSEAIFGQYVHHISDKTRLITGLRAEQYDADYLDSNGASITSDDLMWGGKLALEYQVVPRTMIYSSLTRGYKVGGVNGEALAKAQDEGLQIATENHYFDPEYVWNAEFGVKGKSADNRHLVRVTAFYMQRDDIQLKQWQVSNQQFAGYIDNASEGNNYGLEVEGNFQYTERLGLTYSAGYLESEIENFVSATGVSLDGRDQAQAPTYQYALAVDYALTDNLVFELGVEGKDSYYLSDSHNEQADNHNLINASLSYYGDNWSVIAWGRNLADKDIVVRGFRFGNNPLDGYQPHTYVQYGEPRVYGLSFNYEL, encoded by the coding sequence ATGAAGTTAAAACTCTCTACCATCACGTTGGCGTTGCTGCCTTTTTTCTCTCACCAAGCCCTTGCCGATGAAACGCTGGAAACCATTGTTGTCACCGGTGATTTTCAAGATGAAAGCATCCAAACTCTCAGTGCTAGCGCTTCCTTAATGGATGAGCTGACCATTGACAAACGCGGTGCCCAATACTTGGATGAGATTTTAGGTGCTACCGCCAACGTTAACTTTACCGCTGGAGCCTCTCGAGGCCGCTTTTTGCAGATCCGCGGAGTTGGTTTGCGCTCGCAGTTTGTTGACCCGATTTATCCCAGTGTTGGCTTACTTATCGACGGCATTAATTATTCTGGCTTAGGTGGCAGTGCGCTATTGTTTGATAGTGAATCGGTGTTAGTTTACCGTGGCCCACAAGGCACCAAGTTTGGCTCAGATGCACTAGCTGGCATTGTTGAGGTGAGTACTCAGGCCCCTACTCAAGACCCAAGCTTAAAGCTCAAGCTTGGCGTCGGCAATTATGGCAGCTACGAAGCGGGCATCGCCGCAGGTACTGGCCTGAGCGATAATACCGCAGCTCGCGTTAGCTTATATCAACGTGAATCCGACGGCTATGTCGACAACCTTTACCTTGATAAACCGACACAAACACAAGACGAGCAGGTAGCACGGTTTAAGCTGAACTCACAAGTCAGTGAACACCTAGCACTTAACTTTGCTTATCATCACATTAATACTGACAACGGCTATGATGGCTTTACCCTCGACAATTCTCGCAATAGCGTGGCTGATGAGCCTGGTCAAGACAACCTCGAGTCTGACGCCTTTGCTCTGCGCGGGGTATATACTCGCGCTGCGGCATTTGATTTCGAATTTAAACTCTCTGGTCTGCAGGCTGATACGCTTTACAGCTACGACGAAGATTGGGTGTGTAATGACCCCAGCGAGCCACAGCTGTGCGCAGCAGGACTTCACGAATACGGCTACAGCTCAACAGACGCATATTTTCGAGATTATGAAAAAGGCAATATAGAACTGTTATTAAAAGATAAGCAAAGTGATTGGGTGGTGGGCTTTTACACCAAGCGTAACGATGTTGACTTAACACGTGAGTACACTTGGTTAGCCGCCCCTTTTAGCTCAGCTTATTCGGTGCAAAGCGAAGCCATTTTTGGCCAATACGTGCATCACATTTCTGATAAAACCCGTCTTATTACTGGTCTTCGTGCCGAGCAATACGATGCCGATTACCTCGACAGTAACGGTGCTAGCATCACCAGTGATGACCTAATGTGGGGCGGTAAGCTAGCACTTGAGTACCAGGTTGTGCCGCGCACCATGATTTATTCTAGCCTGACCCGCGGCTATAAAGTTGGTGGTGTAAACGGTGAAGCGTTAGCAAAGGCCCAAGATGAAGGGCTACAAATCGCAACAGAAAATCACTACTTTGACCCTGAATATGTCTGGAATGCGGAGTTTGGTGTTAAAGGCAAGTCGGCAGACAATCGTCACCTGGTTCGCGTCACCGCATTCTATATGCAGCGTGATGACATTCAGTTAAAACAATGGCAAGTGTCTAATCAGCAGTTTGCAGGCTACATTGATAACGCCAGCGAAGGCAATAACTATGGCCTCGAAGTCGAGGGTAACTTCCAGTACACCGAACGCTTAGGGTTAACCTATAGCGCTGGCTACTTGGAAAGCGAGATTGAAAACTTTGTCTCCGCCACCGGCGTGAGCCTCGATGGTCGCGATCAGGCCCAAGCACCCACTTATCAATACGCCCTTGCGGTAGATTATGCCTTAACGGATAACCTGGTATTTGAACTCGGCGTTGAAGGCAAAGACAGTTACTACTTGTCAGACAGCCATAATGAGCAAGCGGACAACCACAATTTAATCAATGCCAGTTTAAGTTACTACGGCGACAACTGGTCGGTGATTGCGTGGGGCAGAAACTTAGCCGATAAAGACATTGTGGTAAGAGGGTTTCGATTTGGTAACAACCCACTGGATGGCTACCAGCCACATACCTATGTGCAATACGGCGAGCCAAGAGTGTATGGTTTAAGCTTTAATTACGAGCTGTAA
- a CDS encoding acyl-CoA thioesterase, giving the protein MAFKVDFKVRDYECDLQGIVNNSVYFNYLEHARHEFLLANHIDFAALAEQKVNLVVVRSEMNYKGSLVPGDHFYVTVELERISKIKFAFKQQVIRSADDKLMLDAVITGTSVNERGRPFLPDALSQLFA; this is encoded by the coding sequence ATGGCTTTTAAAGTTGATTTTAAGGTAAGAGACTACGAGTGTGATTTACAAGGGATTGTCAACAACAGTGTTTACTTCAACTATCTCGAGCACGCCAGACACGAATTTTTATTAGCCAACCACATCGATTTCGCCGCCTTAGCGGAGCAAAAAGTTAACTTAGTGGTGGTGCGCAGTGAAATGAATTACAAAGGCTCGCTGGTGCCAGGAGATCACTTTTATGTCACGGTGGAGCTTGAGCGAATAAGCAAAATCAAATTTGCGTTTAAGCAGCAAGTGATCCGCAGTGCTGATGACAAACTGATGCTTGATGCTGTCATCACTGGTACCTCAGTTAATGAACGCGGTAGGCCCTTTTTACCAGACGCATTAAGCCAATTATTCGCTTAA
- a CDS encoding META domain-containing protein produces MKFITLFAAVLVLTGCLSTGKVDKDTLKFSTWQVYQVDGNNVQSLGATVRFIDALQVNGFSGCNRFFGEGKVTDGTLQVSNIGMTRKLCRGEVAKLESQLIKQLESGVKLELDGEQLILVGNQRFTLVKK; encoded by the coding sequence ATGAAATTTATCACCCTATTTGCAGCCGTATTGGTGCTCACAGGATGTCTTTCAACAGGGAAGGTAGACAAGGATACACTGAAATTTTCCACTTGGCAGGTGTATCAAGTAGACGGTAACAATGTGCAATCACTCGGAGCAACAGTGCGTTTTATCGATGCGCTGCAAGTCAACGGCTTCAGTGGTTGTAACCGCTTTTTTGGCGAAGGCAAAGTCACCGATGGCACCTTGCAAGTCAGCAATATTGGCATGACTCGAAAGCTTTGTCGTGGTGAGGTCGCTAAGCTCGAGTCGCAATTGATCAAACAGTTAGAGTCAGGCGTAAAGCTAGAATTGGATGGCGAGCAGCTGATACTGGTCGGCAACCAACGCTTTACCTTAGTGAAAAAATAG
- the thiC gene encoding phosphomethylpyrimidine synthase ThiC: MSNKSSKLSRRESREAAAEFIHNLTGQPFPSSHKVYVEGQQTGVRVGMREITLSDTFVGGTEEEPVFEPNDPIRVYDTSGPYTDPEIDIDVRKGLAKFRERWILERDDTELLDSVTSQFSQQRMADEGLDHIRFEHLPKIRRAKAGKNVTQMHYARQGIITPEMEYVAIRENMGRAELRKEILEQQHQGQSFGASIPEFITPEFVRDEIARGRAVLPNNINHPETEPMIIGRNFLVKVNANIGNSSVSSSIEEEVEKMVWSTRWGADTVMDLSTGRYIHETREWVVRNSPVPVGTVPIYQALEKVNGVAEDLTWEVFRDTLIEQAEQGIDYFTIHAGVLLRYVPMTAKRVTGIVSRGGSIMAKWCLAHHKENFLYTHFEEICEILKQYDVCFSLGDGLRPGSIADANDEAQFSELRTLGELTKIAWKHDVQVFIEGPGHVPMHKIKENMDEQLKHCDEAPFYTLGPLTTDIAPGYDHFTSGIGAAQIAWYGCAMLCYVTPKEHLGLPNKEDVKEGLITYKIAAHAADLAKGHPGAQVRDNALSKARFEFRWHDQFNLGLDPQRAREYHDETLPQESGKVAHFCSMCGPKFCSMKITQDVRDYANALEAKGIDPNKLGEEIEIQMVDVEAEMQAKSEEFVKSGSELYHKAI; this comes from the coding sequence ATGTCAAATAAAAGTAGCAAGTTAAGTCGTCGTGAGTCGCGTGAAGCCGCGGCAGAGTTTATCCATAATTTAACCGGCCAGCCTTTTCCCAGCTCGCATAAAGTCTATGTCGAAGGTCAGCAAACGGGTGTGCGCGTGGGGATGCGTGAAATCACTCTGAGCGATACCTTTGTGGGCGGCACAGAAGAAGAGCCGGTGTTCGAACCTAACGATCCAATCCGAGTGTATGACACTTCCGGCCCCTATACTGACCCTGAAATCGATATAGATGTGCGCAAGGGCTTAGCAAAGTTTCGGGAGCGCTGGATTTTAGAGCGAGACGATACCGAATTACTCGACTCAGTTACATCGCAGTTTTCACAGCAGCGCATGGCCGATGAAGGTTTGGATCACATTCGTTTTGAGCACTTGCCGAAAATTCGCCGAGCAAAAGCTGGGAAAAACGTTACCCAGATGCATTATGCCCGCCAGGGGATCATCACCCCAGAAATGGAGTACGTAGCCATTCGTGAAAACATGGGCCGTGCTGAATTACGCAAAGAAATACTAGAGCAGCAACACCAAGGGCAGTCATTTGGTGCCAGCATTCCGGAGTTTATTACCCCTGAATTTGTACGCGATGAAATTGCTCGTGGCCGCGCCGTACTACCTAATAATATTAACCACCCAGAAACTGAGCCGATGATCATTGGTCGCAACTTTTTAGTGAAAGTAAACGCCAATATTGGTAACTCTTCGGTGAGCTCTTCCATTGAAGAAGAAGTGGAAAAAATGGTGTGGTCGACGCGTTGGGGCGCCGATACTGTGATGGATTTATCTACCGGTCGTTACATTCACGAAACCCGAGAGTGGGTGGTGCGTAACTCACCAGTTCCGGTTGGCACCGTGCCCATTTATCAAGCGCTGGAAAAAGTGAATGGGGTGGCCGAAGATCTGACTTGGGAAGTGTTCCGCGATACCTTAATAGAGCAAGCGGAGCAGGGCATTGATTACTTTACTATTCATGCTGGGGTATTACTGCGTTATGTACCCATGACGGCAAAGCGGGTGACTGGTATTGTCTCTCGTGGTGGCTCAATTATGGCGAAATGGTGTTTGGCTCACCATAAAGAAAACTTCCTCTATACCCACTTTGAAGAGATCTGTGAAATTCTTAAGCAATACGACGTTTGCTTCTCTTTAGGGGATGGCCTGCGTCCGGGCTCGATTGCCGATGCCAACGATGAAGCCCAATTTAGTGAGCTGCGCACCCTAGGTGAACTGACGAAAATTGCTTGGAAACACGATGTTCAGGTGTTTATTGAAGGCCCAGGTCACGTGCCAATGCACAAAATCAAAGAAAACATGGACGAACAGCTTAAGCACTGTGATGAAGCGCCGTTTTACACTTTAGGGCCACTGACCACAGACATTGCACCGGGTTACGACCACTTCACGTCAGGTATTGGGGCGGCGCAAATTGCTTGGTATGGTTGTGCTATGTTGTGTTATGTCACGCCGAAAGAGCACCTCGGCTTGCCCAACAAAGAAGACGTTAAAGAGGGCCTGATCACCTATAAGATTGCCGCTCATGCCGCCGATTTGGCCAAAGGCCACCCTGGCGCCCAAGTGCGCGATAACGCCTTGTCTAAAGCGCGCTTTGAATTCCGTTGGCACGACCAATTTAACCTTGGTTTAGATCCGCAGCGCGCACGGGAATACCACGATGAAACCTTGCCGCAAGAGTCTGGCAAAGTGGCGCACTTTTGCTCCATGTGTGGACCTAAGTTCTGCTCGATGAAAATTACCCAAGACGTTCGTGACTATGCCAATGCGTTGGAAGCCAAAGGCATTGATCCCAACAAACTGGGGGAAGAAATTGAGATCCAAATGGTGGATGTCGAAGCTGAAATGCAAGCCAAATCAGAAGAGTTTGTAAAGTCAGGTTCTGAGCTTTACCACAAAGCAATTTAA
- a CDS encoding FAD-dependent oxidoreductase, producing MSRQAKVAILGFGLVGRVAALMLAPRYRLSVFEQSAESQQSSAGSVAAAMLAPLAESVMCDANLAETGLRAMDLWPPLLQQLDTPVFFQQQGSLIVAHGQDKGDLRSFAQRLKPLQGHEPQALNSQQITALEPELSGTFHQGLYLPCEGQLDNQAFYRSSYQTLKNSGVEIHFSHPCNSQQIAQLRRDYDWVIDCRGLGAKDERQGLRGVRGEVARIYAPEVSLNRPVRLMHPRYPIYIAPKPEHQFVIGATEIESQDSGDITVRSTLELLSAAYSVHRGFAEGRVVSLLAGLRPAFQDNHPKIERQENLISINGLYRHGYLLAPEIVRQALSQELL from the coding sequence ATGTCGAGGCAAGCAAAGGTTGCCATTTTAGGGTTTGGCTTAGTGGGGCGGGTTGCCGCACTGATGTTGGCCCCACGTTATCGGCTCAGTGTCTTTGAACAAAGTGCCGAGTCACAGCAAAGTAGTGCCGGCAGTGTCGCCGCAGCCATGTTGGCGCCACTCGCCGAGTCGGTGATGTGTGACGCTAATCTGGCTGAAACGGGGCTCAGAGCGATGGATTTATGGCCGCCGTTGTTGCAGCAGCTCGACACTCCGGTTTTCTTTCAGCAGCAGGGATCGTTAATCGTGGCTCACGGTCAAGATAAAGGCGATCTTCGCAGCTTTGCCCAGCGTCTCAAACCGTTGCAAGGGCATGAGCCTCAAGCCCTCAATAGCCAACAAATTACAGCGCTTGAGCCGGAATTATCTGGCACCTTTCATCAAGGGTTGTACTTACCTTGTGAAGGGCAATTAGACAACCAAGCATTTTATCGCAGCAGTTATCAGACGCTAAAAAACAGCGGAGTTGAGATCCACTTTTCTCACCCTTGTAACAGCCAACAAATCGCACAGCTACGGCGTGACTACGATTGGGTGATTGATTGTCGTGGCCTTGGTGCCAAAGATGAGCGACAAGGGCTCAGAGGGGTGCGTGGTGAAGTCGCTCGGATTTATGCACCAGAAGTGAGTCTGAACCGCCCAGTGCGCTTGATGCACCCTAGGTATCCAATTTATATTGCGCCTAAGCCTGAGCACCAATTTGTCATTGGGGCAACGGAAATTGAGTCGCAAGACTCGGGCGATATTACCGTGCGTTCGACCCTAGAGTTGCTTTCTGCCGCGTATTCTGTGCATCGTGGTTTTGCTGAAGGGCGCGTGGTTTCGTTGTTGGCGGGACTGCGGCCCGCGTTTCAAGATAATCATCCAAAAATTGAACGGCAGGAGAATCTAATCAGTATCAATGGTTTATATCGTCATGGATACTTGTTGGCACCGGAAATTGTCCGCCAAGCACTGTCACAGGAGTTATTATGA
- the thiS gene encoding sulfur carrier protein ThiS, with protein MKVELNGEEIHLHRSQNIEEFISARGAQPPYAVALNGTFVSRTELASTMLNDGDKVELLSPIQGG; from the coding sequence ATGAAAGTTGAATTGAATGGCGAAGAGATCCACCTTCATCGCTCACAAAACATTGAAGAATTTATTAGCGCCAGAGGTGCCCAGCCTCCTTATGCGGTGGCACTTAATGGCACTTTTGTTTCTCGTACCGAGCTTGCCAGCACCATGCTCAATGATGGTGATAAAGTTGAGCTGTTATCGCCTATTCAAGGAGGCTAG
- a CDS encoding thiazole synthase — protein sequence MSVSTDAPLTIYGEQFNSRMLIGSALYPSPDVMQSAITESGAEIVTVSLRRQQSQHAGDDFWSLIKELGLMVLPNTAGCHSVKEAVTLAQMCREVFETDWIKLELIGDEYNLQPDPIALLQASEILLQDGFKVLPYCTDDLVLCQRLDALGCEVLMPWGAPIGTGKGLLNPYNLRTIRERLPHQTLIIDAGLGLPSHACQALELGYDAVLLNSAVAGAGCPITMAGAFKASVNAGRLSYLAQAMPEKEVATPSTPTMGMPFWQHN from the coding sequence ATGTCAGTGAGTACTGACGCGCCGCTTACCATTTATGGCGAGCAGTTTAACAGCCGCATGCTGATTGGCTCTGCGCTCTACCCTTCGCCTGACGTGATGCAATCTGCCATCACGGAATCTGGGGCTGAGATTGTCACGGTCTCCCTCCGGCGCCAACAAAGCCAACACGCTGGTGACGACTTTTGGTCGTTAATCAAAGAGCTAGGGCTAATGGTATTGCCTAACACCGCAGGCTGCCACAGTGTTAAAGAGGCGGTGACATTGGCGCAAATGTGCCGTGAGGTATTTGAAACCGACTGGATTAAGTTGGAGCTTATTGGCGATGAATACAATTTACAGCCCGATCCCATCGCTTTATTGCAAGCAAGTGAAATTTTACTGCAAGATGGCTTTAAAGTATTGCCCTATTGCACAGATGACTTGGTCTTGTGTCAGCGCTTAGATGCCCTAGGGTGTGAAGTGTTGATGCCATGGGGTGCCCCCATTGGCACAGGTAAAGGGCTATTAAACCCTTATAACTTGCGTACCATCCGTGAACGTCTACCCCATCAAACGTTAATCATAGACGCTGGCTTAGGGCTGCCTTCTCATGCTTGCCAGGCGCTTGAGCTCGGTTATGATGCGGTGTTATTGAACTCAGCGGTGGCTGGCGCTGGCTGCCCAATCACTATGGCGGGCGCTTTTAAAGCCAGCGTTAACGCTGGGCGTTTATCTTATTTGGCCCAAGCGATGCCGGAAAAAGAGGTGGCAACACCTTCGACCCCCACCATGGGGATGCCATTTTGGCAGCATAATTAA
- the thiE gene encoding thiamine phosphate synthase translates to MSHIVWSIAGSDSGGGAGIQADLKATQSFNVHCCTVITALTAQNSLGVEALNPVATDVIESQLMALAQDMPAAVIKIGMLANVQQIQLIAEHLSHYKATWSVPPVIVYDPVAIATSGDSLTEEDTVDALKTHLLPLVDVVTPNTHETQLLTGVYLIGPSAVKEAAAKLRDFGAKSVVIKGGHWDYPKGYCIDYATDGDNEYWLGNEKIQTPHSHGTGCSLSSVMAACVAKSYPFKDAFILAKAYINAGLKAARRYGEGVGPVAHTGFPVTLDDYPQVIEAGSWLADELEFALPEEFNFAAGFASIDEPMGLYAVVDSADWVEKCLALGVDTVQLRIKDPQQANLEAEIETAIALGQKYAAKVFINDYWELAIKHGAYGVHLGQEDIDKANLIAIQEAGLRLGVSTHGFYEMLRAHNYRPSYLAFGAIYPTATKDMTGQIQGLEKLSQFVPLMASSYPTVAIGGIDCERAAEVAATGVSSIAVVRAITEAQDPELAVATLKQAMADND, encoded by the coding sequence TTGTCTCATATCGTATGGAGTATTGCGGGTTCTGATTCAGGGGGGGGGGCAGGTATCCAAGCGGATCTAAAGGCAACCCAAAGCTTCAACGTGCACTGCTGTACCGTGATAACCGCGTTGACAGCACAAAATAGCTTAGGCGTTGAAGCGCTTAATCCAGTAGCAACGGATGTCATTGAGTCGCAGCTAATGGCGCTGGCTCAAGATATGCCGGCGGCAGTGATTAAAATTGGCATGCTCGCCAATGTGCAACAAATCCAATTGATTGCTGAACACCTGTCACATTATAAGGCCACATGGTCTGTGCCGCCGGTGATTGTTTACGACCCCGTGGCGATTGCAACCAGCGGCGATTCATTAACTGAAGAAGACACCGTAGATGCACTAAAAACCCATTTGCTGCCTTTAGTGGATGTGGTTACGCCGAACACCCATGAAACCCAGTTGCTTACGGGAGTGTACTTAATTGGTCCCAGTGCAGTAAAAGAGGCGGCTGCCAAGCTGCGTGACTTTGGTGCCAAGTCGGTGGTTATTAAAGGCGGGCACTGGGACTATCCAAAAGGATATTGTATTGATTATGCCACGGATGGTGACAACGAGTATTGGCTCGGCAATGAAAAAATTCAAACTCCACACAGTCACGGCACCGGATGCAGCTTGTCATCGGTGATGGCTGCGTGTGTGGCCAAATCATACCCATTCAAAGATGCGTTTATTTTGGCCAAAGCGTATATCAATGCCGGACTAAAAGCGGCACGACGTTATGGGGAAGGGGTCGGGCCTGTGGCGCATACTGGTTTCCCTGTGACGCTGGATGATTACCCGCAAGTAATTGAAGCCGGCTCTTGGTTGGCAGATGAACTTGAGTTTGCACTGCCTGAAGAGTTTAACTTTGCTGCGGGGTTTGCCAGCATTGATGAACCAATGGGGCTTTATGCTGTGGTAGACAGCGCAGACTGGGTAGAGAAGTGCCTGGCCTTAGGGGTGGATACAGTGCAGTTAAGGATAAAAGATCCACAACAAGCCAATCTTGAAGCGGAGATAGAAACAGCCATTGCCCTGGGGCAAAAATACGCTGCGAAGGTGTTTATTAACGATTACTGGGAGCTGGCGATTAAGCATGGAGCGTATGGCGTTCATTTAGGCCAGGAAGACATCGATAAAGCCAACCTAATTGCTATTCAAGAGGCAGGGTTACGCTTAGGTGTGTCTACTCATGGTTTTTATGAAATGTTGCGTGCCCATAACTATCGCCCCAGTTATTTAGCGTTTGGTGCCATTTATCCTACTGCCACTAAAGATATGACGGGGCAGATCCAAGGGCTAGAGAAGCTATCGCAGTTTGTGCCGTTGATGGCATCCAGTTACCCCACCGTCGCCATTGGCGGAATAGATTGCGAACGAGCTGCGGAAGTTGCGGCCACTGGAGTATCGAGCATTGCGGTGGTGAGAGCGATAACTGAAGCGCAAGACCCTGAGCTTGCCGTTGCGACATTAAAGCAGGCCATGGCCGATAATGACTGA
- a CDS encoding HesA/MoeB/ThiF family protein: MTELNDKERLRYSRHLLLKEVGEQGQLRLKQAHVAVVGCGGLGSPALFYLAASGIGKLTLIDDDEVELSNLQRQILYKINHLGQAKTQAASKVLASLNNEITLNPVASMLSEQNIADLLNQADVVLDCSDNFATRYLLNRYCVEQKKILVAGAAIATEGQLMCFDFRHESACYECIFPSGAAAAPQNCDNFGVLSPLLGIIGAKQAMLAINTLLGHHQGSLFMCFDGMSLKQRQLHLSKDASCACCGQ; this comes from the coding sequence ATGACTGAGTTGAATGATAAAGAGCGGCTACGCTACAGCCGCCATTTACTCTTAAAGGAAGTGGGAGAGCAAGGTCAGCTGAGGTTAAAGCAGGCCCATGTGGCCGTGGTCGGTTGTGGTGGCCTAGGTAGTCCAGCCTTATTCTACTTGGCAGCCAGTGGCATAGGAAAGCTCACATTGATTGATGACGATGAGGTTGAGCTGTCTAACTTACAGCGGCAAATCTTGTATAAGATTAATCATTTAGGACAAGCGAAAACACAAGCTGCAAGCAAAGTGCTGGCAAGCTTAAATAATGAAATTACCCTTAACCCCGTGGCTTCTATGCTCAGTGAGCAGAATATTGCTGATTTACTTAACCAAGCCGATGTTGTGCTCGATTGCAGTGATAACTTTGCCACACGGTATTTACTCAATCGCTACTGTGTAGAGCAGAAAAAGATATTGGTTGCCGGCGCAGCAATAGCCACTGAAGGTCAGTTGATGTGCTTTGACTTTCGCCATGAGTCAGCCTGTTATGAGTGTATTTTTCCTTCAGGTGCAGCAGCGGCGCCGCAGAACTGTGATAACTTTGGCGTACTGAGCCCATTACTTGGGATCATCGGGGCCAAGCAAGCCATGTTGGCCATCAATACGCTATTAGGCCATCATCAAGGCAGTTTATTTATGTGTTTTGATGGTATGAGTTTAAAGCAGCGTCAGCTTCATCTGAGCAAAGACGCAAGTTGTGCTTGCTGTGGTCAATAA